One Blattabacterium cuenoti genomic window carries:
- a CDS encoding SufE family protein → MTLHQKEEMIKKEFKILKNWEDKYEYLIDLGKKLSNKSPMFRSEDKLIHGCQSQVWLEAKLNGSRVFFEADSDALLTRGMAAIMVQVYSGLFPFEIIYSNTNFLYEIGFHTFLSPTRANGMFLFLKKIKFYAVAFNTKVSVRLNGRI, encoded by the coding sequence ATGACTTTGCATCAAAAAGAAGAAATGATAAAAAAGGAATTTAAAATTCTTAAAAATTGGGAGGATAAATATGAATATTTGATAGATTTAGGAAAAAAATTATCGAATAAATCGCCTATGTTTAGATCTGAAGATAAGTTAATTCATGGGTGTCAATCCCAAGTTTGGTTAGAAGCTAAATTAAATGGATCACGTGTTTTTTTTGAAGCGGATAGCGATGCTTTGTTGACTAGAGGAATGGCCGCGATTATGGTTCAAGTATATTCAGGGCTTTTCCCTTTTGAAATTATTTATTCCAATACTAATTTTCTTTATGAAATAGGATTTCATACTTTTTTATCTCCTACTAGAGCTAATGGAATGTTTTTATTTTTAAAAAAAATAAAATTCTATGCTGTAGCTTTTAATACAAAAGTTTCTGTAAGATTAAATGGAAGAATTTAA
- a CDS encoding aldehyde dehydrogenase family protein yields MFQTINPVDNNVLKTYNFLSNQNINIKLSEAKNASHQWKNFPFDEKIKCLMKFCSYMQESADIIAYSITEEMGKPITQSYAEVNKSINLCKYYCKLKESIFTEVIYTEYKISCVRFESIGAILGIMPWNYPIWQTIRSTIPNLILGNVILIKPSLNTTGCSLILEKIFLKTGFPEGTFQVLLIDINQIESVIAHPEIKGITFTGSPSVGSIIGSLSGKYIKKSVLELGGNDAFVVLKDVEDIKKVAKLATESRLNNTGQTCISAKRFIVDKIIIDDFIDAVIQEMKTYHRGNLYDESTKIGYISRCDLSEKLYQQYKNIIINGGKICLEITKDGNFFTPSLLRIENDNCIVKKEEIFGPIGIISSFYKEEMIPDIVNDTPYGLGASIWTKNLEKAEEISKKIDTGMVFINEVVKSDPRFPFGGIKKSGYGRELSTLSIKEFSNWKTIIMKEL; encoded by the coding sequence ATGTTTCAAACTATTAATCCTGTAGATAATAATGTATTAAAAACTTATAATTTTTTATCTAACCAAAATATTAATATTAAATTATCTGAAGCTAAGAATGCTTCTCATCAATGGAAAAATTTTCCATTTGATGAGAAAATTAAATGTTTAATGAAGTTTTGTTCTTATATGCAAGAAAGCGCAGATATTATAGCATACTCTATTACTGAAGAAATGGGAAAACCCATTACTCAATCTTATGCAGAAGTAAATAAGAGCATAAATTTATGTAAATATTATTGCAAGTTAAAAGAATCTATTTTTACAGAAGTAATTTATACTGAATATAAAATCTCTTGTGTAAGGTTTGAATCTATAGGCGCTATATTAGGAATTATGCCTTGGAATTATCCTATATGGCAAACGATTAGGTCAACTATTCCAAATTTAATATTAGGAAATGTAATTCTCATTAAACCATCTCTTAATACAACAGGATGTTCTCTGATTTTAGAAAAAATATTTTTAAAAACCGGCTTTCCTGAAGGAACTTTTCAAGTTTTATTAATAGATATAAATCAGATAGAATCTGTTATAGCTCATCCTGAAATAAAAGGAATCACTTTTACAGGAAGTCCATCAGTAGGGAGTATTATAGGATCATTATCTGGAAAATATATTAAAAAATCTGTTTTAGAATTAGGAGGAAATGACGCTTTTGTTGTTCTTAAAGATGTAGAAGATATAAAAAAAGTAGCAAAATTAGCGACAGAATCTAGATTAAATAATACAGGACAAACATGTATTTCTGCAAAAAGATTTATTGTAGATAAAATTATAATAGATGATTTTATAGATGCAGTTATACAAGAAATGAAAACATATCATAGAGGAAATTTATATGATGAATCAACTAAAATAGGTTATATTTCTCGTTGTGATTTGTCTGAAAAATTGTATCAACAATACAAGAATATTATTATAAATGGAGGAAAAATATGTTTAGAAATTACCAAAGATGGTAATTTTTTTACTCCTTCTTTATTAAGGATAGAAAATGATAACTGTATAGTAAAAAAAGAAGAAATATTTGGCCCAATAGGAATCATTTCTTCTTTTTACAAAGAAGAAATGATTCCTGATATAGTGAATGATACCCCATATGGACTTGGAGCTTCTATTTGGACTAAAAATTTAGAAAAAGCAGAAGAAATATCAAAAAAAATAGATACTGGAATGGTTTTTATTAATGAAGTTGTAAAATCAGATCCACGTTTTCCTTTTGGAGGAATTAAAAAATCAGGATATGGTAGAGAATTGTCAACTTTATCTATAAAAGAATTTTCTAATTGGAAAACTATAATTATGAAGGAATTATAA